Proteins encoded together in one Chloroflexota bacterium window:
- a CDS encoding YifB family Mg chelatase-like AAA ATPase, which translates to MLAKVTSFAVLGLDGAAIQVEVDISKGLTSFIIVGLPDTAVQESRERVRAAIKNSGCRFPGQRITVNLAPADLRKEGPAYDLPIAVGIIAASGQIWPDDLESSIFIGELSLDGSVRHTTGVLPMISVARAQGYQRAFVPAEDAPEAALVPGIEIIPVSNLAELVSHLQGLNPISPYQSEFDYDLLDEPRYGTDFHDVKGQEHVKRALEVAAAGGHCVLMSGPPGAGKTLLARALPSILPKLTIEEALEITKIYSVSGLLPADQPLITERPFRAPHHTISHAGLVGGGHWPRPGEISLAHRGVLFLDELPEFSQHVLEVMRQPLEDKIVTISRATGSLTFPANFMLVAAMNPCPCGYFGDPVKECTCSPSMITRYRKRISGPLLDRIDIHVEVPRVEYDKLTDDRLGEPSANIRARIEKAREIQRQRFAGMMGGSKGNQPLLCNADMGPAEVREFCHLDESGKSLLRAAMSQLGMSARAFHRILKLARTIADLESAAEIKTHHLAEAIQYRPRRQL; encoded by the coding sequence ATGCTTGCCAAAGTAACCAGCTTCGCTGTGCTTGGTCTGGACGGTGCGGCGATTCAAGTCGAGGTGGACATCTCAAAAGGGCTCACCAGTTTCATTATCGTCGGGCTGCCTGATACCGCGGTCCAGGAATCGCGTGAGCGAGTGCGGGCGGCGATCAAGAACTCGGGCTGTAGGTTCCCTGGACAGCGCATCACAGTGAATCTGGCTCCCGCTGACCTGCGCAAAGAGGGTCCTGCTTACGATTTGCCTATCGCAGTGGGCATCATTGCTGCCTCCGGACAAATCTGGCCCGATGATTTGGAATCTTCCATTTTCATTGGCGAGCTTTCGCTGGATGGCAGTGTGCGCCATACAACTGGCGTGCTGCCCATGATCAGTGTAGCCAGGGCGCAAGGTTACCAAAGGGCTTTCGTGCCCGCTGAGGATGCCCCAGAGGCTGCATTGGTGCCTGGCATAGAGATCATACCCGTATCCAATCTAGCCGAACTGGTTAGTCATCTGCAAGGTTTGAACCCTATATCGCCTTATCAGTCAGAATTCGACTACGATCTGTTGGATGAGCCACGCTACGGGACTGATTTCCACGATGTAAAAGGACAAGAACATGTCAAACGGGCATTGGAAGTTGCGGCAGCGGGTGGTCATTGCGTACTGATGAGTGGCCCTCCAGGCGCGGGAAAGACGCTGCTGGCGCGAGCTTTGCCTTCTATCCTGCCCAAGCTGACCATCGAGGAAGCGCTGGAGATCACCAAAATCTACTCGGTAAGTGGGCTTTTACCCGCCGACCAGCCACTGATTACAGAGCGTCCTTTCCGTGCCCCGCACCATACTATCAGCCATGCTGGCCTCGTGGGCGGTGGGCATTGGCCGCGACCGGGAGAGATCTCGCTGGCTCATCGCGGCGTGCTCTTTCTGGACGAACTGCCCGAGTTCAGCCAGCACGTGTTGGAGGTTATGCGCCAGCCATTGGAAGACAAGATCGTGACCATCAGCCGCGCCACGGGCAGTCTGACCTTCCCAGCCAATTTCATGCTCGTCGCGGCGATGAATCCTTGTCCTTGTGGCTACTTTGGCGACCCGGTGAAGGAGTGCACCTGCTCGCCAAGCATGATCACCCGCTACCGCAAACGCATCTCCGGCCCACTGCTGGACCGCATTGACATCCACGTAGAAGTGCCGCGGGTGGAGTATGACAAACTGACTGATGACCGGTTGGGCGAACCCAGCGCCAATATCCGCGCGCGCATCGAGAAGGCACGCGAGATCCAGCGGCAACGCTTTGCGGGCATGATGGGCGGGTCGAAGGGCAATCAGCCTCTGCTGTGCAATGCCGACATGGGACCAGCGGAAGTGCGCGAGTTCTGCCACCTGGATGAGTCCGGCAAGAGCCTGCTGCGGGCAGCCATGTCGCAACTGGGCATGAGTGCCCGCGCCTTTCACCGCATCCTGAAGCTGGCGCGCACGATTGCTGACCTGGAGAGTGCAGCGGAGATCAAGACGCATCACCTGGCTGAGGCGATTCAGTATCGGCCGAGAAGGCAATTGTGA